In one Mucilaginibacter ginsenosidivorax genomic region, the following are encoded:
- a CDS encoding DUF1801 domain-containing protein produces MLLPLDQFYIEQNEPLKSSFLALRDIILQHDKNITNAWKFNMPFFLYKGKMFCYIWTHKKLQQPFIGFNEGKRMEHPDLTFENRSRIKIMIMDAGKELPKDTIKQVLDMAIELVKRDL; encoded by the coding sequence ATGTTATTGCCATTAGATCAGTTTTACATTGAACAAAACGAGCCATTAAAAAGCAGTTTTCTTGCCTTAAGGGATATCATTCTGCAACACGATAAGAATATCACCAACGCCTGGAAATTTAATATGCCTTTCTTTTTATATAAAGGAAAAATGTTTTGCTATATATGGACGCATAAAAAACTACAACAGCCCTTTATCGGCTTTAATGAAGGTAAACGAATGGAACACCCCGACCTTACTTTTGAAAACCGGTCGCGGATAAAAATAATGATAATGGATGCAGGGAAAGAATTACCTAAAGATACCATTAAACAGGTTTTGGATATGGCAATTGAACTGGTAAAACGGGATTTATAA
- a CDS encoding VIT1/CCC1 transporter family protein, which produces MHHEHHVTSSETIRDIVIGMSDGLTVPFALAAGLSGAISSSTLVVTAGIAEIVAGSIAMGLGGYLAGRTEVDHYQSELKREYEEVEKLPEQEKAEVMEVFAGFGLSEPLQRQIADELAKDKKQWVDFMMRYELGLEEPNANRATKSAITIGVSYIIGGIIPLSPYIIIDRAQEALYYSCGVTLICLFIFGYFKSKMTGQPALSGAFKVVVIGALAAGAAFLMAKLITGK; this is translated from the coding sequence ATGCATCACGAACACCATGTAACCAGCTCGGAAACTATCAGGGACATTGTTATCGGCATGTCCGACGGCTTAACCGTTCCATTTGCCCTGGCAGCTGGTTTAAGCGGGGCCATCAGTTCATCTACCCTTGTGGTAACTGCGGGCATTGCCGAAATTGTTGCCGGATCAATTGCCATGGGCCTGGGCGGTTACCTTGCCGGGCGCACGGAGGTAGATCATTACCAATCGGAATTAAAACGGGAGTATGAGGAAGTAGAGAAACTACCCGAGCAGGAAAAAGCCGAAGTAATGGAAGTGTTTGCCGGGTTCGGCCTGTCTGAACCATTGCAAAGGCAAATTGCCGATGAGTTGGCTAAAGACAAAAAGCAATGGGTAGATTTTATGATGCGTTATGAACTTGGGCTTGAAGAACCCAACGCTAACCGCGCCACCAAAAGCGCTATCACCATTGGTGTATCCTACATTATTGGCGGCATCATCCCCCTGTCTCCATATATTATTATCGACCGGGCCCAGGAGGCCTTATATTACTCATGCGGGGTTACCTTGATATGCCTGTTTATATTTGGCTACTTTAAAAGTAAAATGACAGGCCAGCCGGCACTAAGCGGCGCTTTTAAAGTAGTAGTTATTGGCGCGCTTGCCGCCGGAGCCGCTTTCCTGATGGCCAAGTTGATTACCGGGAAATAA
- a CDS encoding AAA family ATPase: MQINIFGASGSGSTTLGKALGKALGYPAFDGDEYFWIPSETPFTIKRKPEERNAMLNQDTAPHKNWILSGSVVGWNNNWDFDLSVFLYIPNALRMDRLKKREFERYGDKIYTNPERAALYHKFLDWANGYDDNTTDGRTLQVHQNWIKNLKKPVLIIEGDTTVNERVGAVLRKLEAMKN, encoded by the coding sequence ATGCAGATTAATATTTTTGGAGCATCCGGCTCCGGCTCAACCACTTTGGGGAAAGCCCTGGGCAAGGCGCTTGGTTATCCCGCCTTTGATGGCGATGAATATTTTTGGATACCATCTGAAACCCCGTTCACCATTAAACGAAAACCGGAAGAACGTAATGCCATGCTTAACCAGGATACAGCCCCTCACAAAAATTGGATACTAAGCGGTTCGGTAGTCGGCTGGAACAATAACTGGGATTTCGACCTCTCAGTATTTTTATATATCCCGAACGCATTAAGAATGGACAGGCTCAAAAAACGGGAGTTTGAACGCTATGGCGACAAAATATACACTAACCCCGAACGAGCTGCCCTTTACCACAAATTTTTAGACTGGGCCAATGGCTACGACGATAATACCACCGATGGCCGCACCCTGCAGGTACACCAAAACTGGATAAAAAACCTGAAAAAGCCCGTTTTGATTATTGAAGGTGATACTACCGTTAATGAAAGGGTAGGGGCTGTATTGCGGAAACTGGAAGCAATGAAAAACTGA
- a CDS encoding DUF1456 family protein translates to MSNNDIMKKLRVAMKFTDDDIVKVLELANFRITKTELGAIFRADDHPNFKPCGDQILRNFLNGLIIYKRGPMPDKRAPKTEVKKEGEKK, encoded by the coding sequence ATGAGCAATAATGATATCATGAAAAAGCTGCGGGTAGCTATGAAGTTTACCGACGATGATATTGTAAAAGTATTGGAGCTGGCCAACTTCCGGATTACCAAAACCGAACTGGGCGCCATTTTCCGTGCCGATGATCACCCCAACTTTAAGCCCTGCGGCGACCAGATCCTGCGCAATTTTCTGAACGGCCTTATCATCTACAAACGCGGCCCTATGCCCGATAAGCGCGCGCCTAAGACTGAAGTGAAGAAAGAGGGAGAAAAAAAATAA
- a CDS encoding winged helix-turn-helix domain-containing protein — MEPLTLTKPQARKIILYAAGLARQAQFGTGIEAVYRLIDHLGFVQLDTNYVVERAHHHVMAARVPDYEPEWLGELTADGRIFEYFTSDAGYIPMGDFRFSLPVKEGFSVNRKPVSPAETRLMKQVLDRVEREGPLMVGDFENDRLEASSGWWDWRPAKVALERLYLDGKLTITRTKAFHKVYDVPMNLIPADTDLTMPSAEEFARFVIMRTLGALGIAYVKEMAWRARYVKGNLVKKELEKMVATGEVRMVQVEGLKSAPLYMLPHQQTEVELAGDVFILSPFDILNVFRHRLKDFFDFDYQIECFVPAPKRKYGYFSLPILVGDTFVARMDAKADRKQKVLLVHNLHFEDVELDEAMIGKIIVALKAFVQFNKCRDIVFKRCNREDYMEVIGGAF; from the coding sequence ATGGAACCACTAACCCTCACCAAACCCCAGGCCCGCAAAATTATCCTGTATGCCGCTGGCCTGGCCCGGCAGGCGCAATTTGGGACGGGGATTGAGGCAGTTTACCGGCTGATAGATCACCTGGGTTTTGTGCAGCTGGATACCAATTACGTGGTTGAAAGGGCGCACCACCACGTGATGGCCGCGCGGGTGCCTGACTATGAGCCGGAATGGCTGGGCGAGCTAACCGCCGATGGCCGGATTTTTGAATATTTTACTTCCGACGCGGGTTATATCCCGATGGGGGATTTCCGCTTTTCGCTGCCCGTTAAAGAAGGTTTTTCGGTAAACCGGAAGCCTGTAAGCCCGGCCGAGACCCGCCTCATGAAACAGGTACTCGACAGAGTAGAACGCGAAGGCCCCCTGATGGTTGGCGATTTTGAAAACGACCGCCTGGAAGCCAGCTCGGGCTGGTGGGACTGGCGACCGGCCAAAGTGGCGCTTGAAAGGTTGTACCTGGATGGCAAACTGACCATTACCCGCACAAAGGCTTTCCATAAGGTATATGATGTGCCGATGAATCTAATCCCTGCGGATACGGACTTAACCATGCCCTCGGCAGAAGAGTTCGCCCGCTTCGTGATCATGCGTACGCTGGGTGCATTGGGGATAGCCTACGTTAAAGAAATGGCCTGGCGCGCCCGTTATGTAAAGGGCAACCTGGTAAAAAAAGAACTGGAGAAAATGGTAGCCACCGGCGAAGTACGCATGGTACAGGTAGAAGGGCTGAAAAGCGCGCCGCTTTATATGCTGCCCCATCAGCAAACCGAAGTTGAACTGGCGGGTGATGTGTTTATCCTTTCGCCCTTTGATATCCTGAATGTTTTCAGGCACCGGCTGAAGGACTTTTTCGATTTTGACTACCAGATTGAATGTTTTGTGCCTGCACCCAAGCGCAAGTACGGCTATTTTTCGTTACCGATACTGGTAGGCGACACCTTTGTAGCCCGCATGGATGCCAAAGCCGACAGGAAACAAAAGGTACTGCTTGTACACAACCTGCACTTTGAGGATGTGGAGCTTGACGAAGCAATGATTGGGAAGATAATAGTGGCACTGAAGGCCTTCGTTCAATTTAACAAATGCCGGGATATTGTTTTCAAAAGATGTAACAGGGAGGATTATATGGAGGTGATTGGAGGGGCGTTTTGA
- a CDS encoding GDSL-type esterase/lipase family protein, whose amino-acid sequence MYWYEEDIKQLEKVSLNKEYEPETIFYGSSSIRMWTGLKDDFKELKPVNLGFGGSTLAACVWFFDRVMESYSPRRLVIYAGDNDLGDGRHPEEVFIFFQQLVAEVQHRYGDLPCYFVSLKPSLSRWNIIDKFKYANNLIETEIVKNTNNWRFINIYKEMVDAKGYPKKEYFVGDGLHLSPLGYQLWKQVITANINR is encoded by the coding sequence ATGTATTGGTACGAAGAGGATATTAAACAACTTGAAAAAGTTAGTTTGAACAAGGAATATGAGCCCGAAACTATTTTTTACGGCAGTTCGTCTATTAGAATGTGGACAGGGCTTAAGGATGATTTTAAGGAATTAAAACCCGTTAACCTGGGTTTCGGCGGATCGACCCTGGCGGCATGTGTTTGGTTTTTTGACCGGGTGATGGAAAGCTACAGCCCCAGGCGGCTGGTTATATACGCCGGCGATAACGATTTGGGCGATGGCCGCCATCCAGAAGAAGTTTTTATATTTTTTCAGCAATTGGTTGCCGAAGTGCAGCACCGTTACGGCGATTTACCCTGCTATTTTGTTTCATTAAAACCAAGCCTTAGCCGATGGAACATTATTGATAAATTTAAATACGCCAATAATCTTATCGAGACCGAAATAGTTAAAAACACCAACAACTGGCGATTTATTAATATCTATAAAGAGATGGTTGACGCCAAAGGCTACCCTAAAAAAGAATATTTTGTTGGCGATGGCCTGCATTTAAGCCCGCTTGGTTACCAGTTATGGAAACAGGTTATTACAGCTAATATTAACAGGTAA
- a CDS encoding esterase family protein, with product MNRAYHKWFSASLHRNMELLVFGHAGRAVLFFPTRMARFYDYENWGIVEALQTKIENGEIQLFCVDSIDIESFYNHWVHPATRIARHLQYEQYILTEVLPFMRSQNSGSYFEVAGCSMGSFHAINIAMRHPSVFKKVVCMSGRFDLTLQIDDFKDLFDGYRDEDIYFNMPQQFMANLHDGAILDAIRNIEIIMAVGETDPFVHSNRDFSALLSGKDIPHQLYIWDNYAHRPRYWRQMVALYL from the coding sequence ATGAACAGAGCCTATCACAAATGGTTTAGCGCCAGTTTACACCGTAATATGGAGCTATTGGTATTTGGGCATGCAGGCCGGGCAGTGCTGTTTTTTCCTACCCGGATGGCGCGGTTTTATGACTACGAAAACTGGGGCATTGTTGAGGCGCTGCAAACCAAAATTGAAAACGGCGAAATCCAGCTTTTTTGTGTAGATAGTATTGACATCGAAAGCTTTTATAACCACTGGGTGCATCCGGCCACACGCATAGCGCGCCATTTGCAATACGAGCAGTATATCCTTACCGAGGTTTTACCTTTTATGCGCAGCCAAAATAGCGGCAGTTACTTTGAAGTTGCAGGTTGCAGCATGGGATCGTTCCATGCCATCAACATCGCTATGAGACACCCGTCTGTTTTTAAAAAAGTTGTATGCATGAGCGGGCGTTTTGATCTCACCCTGCAAATAGACGATTTTAAAGATTTGTTTGATGGCTACCGCGATGAGGACATTTACTTTAACATGCCCCAGCAATTTATGGCCAACCTGCATGACGGCGCCATTTTAGATGCCATTCGTAACATCGAGATCATCATGGCCGTAGGCGAAACAGATCCGTTTGTACACAGTAACCGCGATTTTAGCGCCTTACTCAGCGGCAAAGACATCCCACACCAATTATACATTTGGGATAATTACGCGCACCGGCCAAGGTATTGGCGGCAAATGGTTGCTTTGTATTTATAA
- a CDS encoding DEAD/DEAH box helicase, protein MIKQALENLKINTLNQMQEAAINAAKKSDVILLSPTGSGKTLGFLLPLLGLLDANIPTVQALIMVPSRELALQIEQVFRTIGSGFKVNCCYGGHPVKIERNNLSQPPAVLIGTPGRIAHHLRRHSFSTDTIHTLILDEFDKALEFGFQEDMAFIIKQMPNIKKRMLTSATKMDEIPSFTGMVRPIELDYLANATNKPDIKQKAVIAEAADKLDALFALICKIGDQATLVFCNHREAVERISDLLYDRGLPHDIFHGGMEQDDRERALLKFRNGSHRLLITTDLASRGLDIPEIEHVVHYQLPHNEEAYLHRNGRTARMHAKGTSYLLLAPDEKPSYLKEMPEVEELPEHPVVPKPSPWATLYVAAGKKDKVNKIDIVGLLLKKGGLDKEDVGLIEVLDYTSYAAVKRNKIEKVVQQIKGEKIKNKKVKIDISI, encoded by the coding sequence ATGATAAAGCAAGCGCTCGAAAACCTTAAAATAAACACCCTGAACCAGATGCAGGAGGCAGCCATTAACGCGGCCAAAAAAAGCGATGTGATCCTGCTATCGCCAACCGGCTCTGGTAAAACGCTTGGGTTTTTATTGCCTTTGCTGGGTTTGCTGGATGCCAATATCCCCACCGTGCAGGCGTTGATTATGGTACCGTCACGCGAACTTGCCTTGCAGATTGAGCAGGTTTTCCGTACCATTGGCAGCGGCTTTAAAGTTAACTGCTGCTATGGCGGCCACCCGGTTAAAATTGAGCGCAACAATCTTTCGCAGCCGCCGGCCGTGCTTATTGGTACGCCGGGCCGCATAGCGCACCACCTGCGCCGTCACAGTTTTAGTACCGATACCATTCATACCCTGATACTGGATGAGTTTGATAAAGCGTTGGAATTTGGTTTCCAGGAAGATATGGCTTTTATCATTAAGCAGATGCCCAATATCAAAAAGCGGATGCTGACATCGGCCACCAAAATGGACGAAATTCCTTCGTTTACCGGCATGGTGAGACCGATAGAATTGGATTACCTGGCCAATGCCACCAACAAACCCGACATTAAACAAAAAGCGGTAATTGCCGAAGCCGCCGACAAACTGGATGCCTTGTTTGCCTTGATTTGCAAAATAGGCGACCAGGCCACACTGGTTTTCTGTAACCATCGCGAGGCTGTTGAACGCATCAGCGATTTGTTATATGACAGGGGACTGCCACACGATATTTTTCACGGCGGCATGGAGCAGGACGACCGGGAGCGGGCTCTCCTAAAATTCAGGAACGGCAGCCACCGCTTATTAATCACTACCGACCTGGCGTCGCGCGGGTTGGATATACCCGAGATAGAGCATGTGGTACATTACCAGCTGCCCCATAACGAAGAAGCTTACCTGCACCGCAACGGCCGTACAGCCCGCATGCACGCCAAAGGAACATCGTACCTGCTATTGGCGCCGGATGAGAAGCCATCCTATTTAAAAGAGATGCCCGAGGTTGAGGAACTGCCCGAACATCCGGTGGTGCCCAAGCCATCGCCCTGGGCAACGCTATATGTAGCTGCCGGTAAAAAAGACAAGGTAAATAAAATTGATATTGTTGGCCTGCTGCTTAAAAAAGGCGGGTTGGATAAAGAGGATGTAGGCCTGATAGAAGTGCTGGATTACACCTCATACGCGGCCGTGAAGCGTAACAAAATAGAAAAGGTTGTGCAGCAGATTAAGGGCGAAAAGATTAAAAACAAGAAGGTTAAAATAGATATTTCCATATAA
- a CDS encoding NADAR family protein: protein MEQNYSLQWLTDKFENGDAIKYLFFWGHRTKRAEINKSCFSQWFELPFTVDGITYKTAEHWMMANKAMLFGNPKISEKIIAANSPGEVKELGRQVLGFDEIIWAQKRFGIVVTGNIHKFNQHPKFAEYLINTGDRVLVEASPIDTIWGIGLAQDNEDVNNIYCWRGPNLLGFALMEVRDFLKEFGHFEAFAPLVAPPWKLFPGVESMGMFWGMGKGEDAAMKYGFYYNSLSDRDKEILRLTTPSPYDWNYYD, encoded by the coding sequence ATGGAACAAAATTATAGCCTGCAATGGCTCACCGATAAATTTGAAAACGGCGACGCTATTAAGTACCTGTTCTTTTGGGGGCACAGGACCAAACGGGCCGAAATTAATAAATCGTGTTTTAGCCAATGGTTTGAATTGCCTTTTACTGTTGATGGCATTACCTACAAAACAGCCGAACATTGGATGATGGCCAATAAAGCCATGTTGTTTGGTAATCCAAAAATCAGCGAAAAAATAATTGCCGCCAACAGCCCCGGCGAAGTAAAGGAATTAGGCAGACAGGTGTTGGGCTTCGACGAAATTATATGGGCACAAAAACGGTTTGGGATAGTCGTTACCGGCAATATCCATAAGTTTAACCAGCATCCTAAATTTGCCGAATATTTGATAAATACCGGCGACAGGGTATTGGTAGAAGCCAGCCCGATTGATACCATTTGGGGTATTGGCCTGGCGCAGGATAATGAAGACGTGAATAATATTTATTGCTGGCGCGGACCAAACTTATTGGGTTTTGCATTAATGGAAGTGAGGGATTTTTTAAAGGAATTTGGCCATTTTGAGGCATTTGCCCCCTTAGTGGCCCCGCCATGGAAATTGTTCCCAGGAGTTGAATCGATGGGCATGTTTTGGGGTATGGGCAAAGGCGAAGACGCTGCAATGAAATATGGTTTTTACTACAATTCTTTATCCGATAGGGACAAGGAAATTCTGAGGCTAACCACCCCATCTCCCTACGATTGGAATTATTATGACTGA
- a CDS encoding DUF1801 domain-containing protein: MTDDTLTQLDNFYLQKNEPVKGCLLALRQIILKQDADITAAWKYGMPFFCYKGKMFCYLWVHKKLLQPYIGIVEGKRFDHPGLIIEKRARMKIMLFDAGEDLPVETIEEILKLAIDLYKTGMIKIR; this comes from the coding sequence ATGACTGATGATACGCTAACACAGCTTGATAATTTTTACCTGCAAAAAAACGAACCTGTAAAAGGCTGCCTGCTGGCGCTGCGCCAGATTATCCTGAAACAGGATGCCGATATAACTGCCGCCTGGAAATATGGGATGCCATTTTTTTGCTATAAAGGCAAAATGTTTTGCTACCTGTGGGTGCATAAAAAATTGCTGCAGCCTTATATCGGCATTGTTGAAGGCAAACGTTTTGATCATCCGGGGCTGATCATCGAAAAACGGGCACGCATGAAAATTATGCTTTTTGATGCCGGTGAGGATTTGCCGGTTGAAACTATTGAAGAAATTTTGAAGCTGGCTATTGATCTGTACAAAACCGGGATGATAAAAATCCGTTGA
- a CDS encoding cytochrome b/b6 domain-containing protein produces MAIIEPIREDVTHPGHIKKYSAPLRLWHWANTIVISGSLLTVLINATITDRRPVTALVKDELKHAGAAVTDDQAGSVAHALGDSVWSIHTYFGYALAALLLFRLVLEFFQLADQKFIGRIKGAYRHFQTTKKERELAKHELVVKSIYAVFYLLLIIMALTGLFLAFEDLLAPFKSIRHSVKEVHGFCMYLIIAFIVVHIAGVFLAERKDDGKGMVSDMINGGK; encoded by the coding sequence ATGGCAATTATTGAACCTATTCGTGAGGATGTTACCCATCCCGGACATATTAAAAAATATTCGGCGCCCCTTCGCCTTTGGCATTGGGCCAATACTATTGTCATCAGTGGTTCGCTGCTTACCGTATTAATTAATGCAACCATTACCGATAGAAGGCCCGTAACAGCACTGGTTAAAGATGAGCTGAAGCACGCGGGTGCCGCAGTAACCGACGACCAGGCCGGCTCTGTTGCCCACGCGCTTGGCGACAGCGTATGGAGCATTCATACCTATTTTGGATATGCATTAGCTGCTTTGCTATTGTTTAGATTGGTACTGGAGTTTTTCCAGTTAGCCGATCAAAAATTCATCGGTAGAATAAAAGGCGCGTACCGGCATTTTCAAACTACTAAAAAGGAAAGAGAACTTGCAAAGCATGAACTTGTTGTAAAAAGTATTTACGCTGTGTTTTATTTGTTGCTTATTATTATGGCTTTAACCGGTTTATTCCTGGCTTTTGAAGATCTGCTGGCGCCATTCAAATCTATTAGGCACAGTGTTAAAGAGGTTCATGGTTTTTGCATGTACCTTATTATTGCTTTTATTGTTGTTCATATTGCAGGCGTTTTCCTGGCCGAGCGAAAGGATGATGGCAAAGGCATGGTTTCGGATATGATCAACGGCGGTAAATAA